In the genome of Arthrobacter sp. PAMC25284, the window GCGGACCGCGACGGCGTGGCGTTTGACGAAGGTGACCTCATCATCAGCGAAGCGTTTGTTGATGAAGGCCCGACCATGAAGCGGTTCCAGCCGCGAGCCCAGGGTCGTGCATTTCAGATCAAGAAGCGCACGAGCCACATCACCGTGGTAGTCGCTACCCCGGAGAAAGAGGAGGCTCGCTAAGTGGGACAGAAAGTTAACCCGCACGGGTTCCGAC includes:
- the rplV gene encoding 50S ribosomal protein L22, with translation MEAKAIARHIRVTPMKARRVVNLVRGKQANEALAILKFAPQAASEPVFKVVQSAISNARVLADRDGVAFDEGDLIISEAFVDEGPTMKRFQPRAQGRAFQIKKRTSHITVVVATPEKEEAR